A window of Verrucomicrobiota bacterium contains these coding sequences:
- the dnaE gene encoding DNA polymerase III subunit alpha translates to MADPFVHLHLHTEYSLLDGAIRIPDLMKKAVELGMPAVALTDHGNMFGAVEFYQAATKAGIKPIIGCEVYMAPGSMTDRSATSARDAAYHFTLLAKDADGYRNLVKLVSMAHLDGHHYKPRIDKDALSRYSAGLIGMSACLKGEINVAIVQGDLRKAENVAGEFSDIFGPENFFLELHDHGIEAQQTCNRALVTLSRKLGLGLVAANDVHFLEKSHHEAHDVMICIGTGAMVHDERRMHYSTEVYFKSREEMAALFGEIPEALGNTLRISEACNVKLDFGVSKYPAYPPPEGRTREEYLRALCFDGLRKRYGERAENDEDLRKRLEYELSILAKTGFTSYFLIVWDFIHFAKENGIPVGPGRGSAAGSLVAYALEITDLDPLRFGLIFERFLNPERVSPPDIDVDFCQNRRSEVIEYVRQKYGTRAVSQIITFGTLGAKSVTRDVGRVMGLSYGDADRIAKMIPNELGMTLKGAYEKNPELKQAIANEPATEQLWSYATVLEGLTRNTGIHAAGVVIGDRPLDEYIPLCRGNDDEVITQYAMGPLTDLGMLKMDFLGLKTLTVIQDTVNLIRQSQPEFSLDAIPLEDEATFQILNRGETIGVFQLESGGMVSLCKQFDVNSIDDIIALIALYRPGPMELIPDYIKRKRGLTKIKYEHSLLRDVCADTYGIMIYQEQVQRAANVLAGYSLGQADLLRRAMGKKDKEKMAKERVNFIEGCKRVNGIEEKKANAIFDLLEKFAGYGFNKSHSAAYGLISYRTAYLKANYPVEFMAGLLSNEVNNTDKIAVFVAECQRLGIRILPPDVNRSQLKFVPESTAEQRGIRYGLAAIKNIGEGAMESAIRERTRNGDFKSVEDYCARLDSRSVNRKILENLIRAGAFDFAGQDRAELFARIDQALAAGASLQRDKASGQVSLFGDFELAPSPKVTREVVTYSPWTLAEKLSYEKELLGFYVTGHPLDAYRDLVTGGKYVAINDLPNHEDKSSVQVAGTISAVEKKFTKKEGKPFAIVCLEDFSGQVEVMVWGETYAKAARHIEKGMIVAVSAKLDRREENARLVANDVGPITRGQQVAALTIDIPYEKANEARLMELRRLIQQFPGTQPLFLRIRRLDGQELRLKADAGFAVRDDASLREKLAELLA, encoded by the coding sequence ATGGCTGACCCCTTTGTTCACCTGCATCTGCACACCGAATATTCACTCCTGGACGGCGCGATCCGCATCCCGGATTTGATGAAAAAGGCGGTCGAACTCGGGATGCCGGCCGTCGCCCTCACTGATCATGGCAACATGTTCGGTGCCGTGGAATTTTATCAGGCAGCCACCAAGGCGGGGATCAAGCCCATCATCGGTTGCGAAGTCTACATGGCGCCGGGATCCATGACCGACAGGAGCGCCACTTCGGCCCGCGACGCCGCCTACCATTTCACCTTGCTCGCGAAGGACGCCGACGGGTACCGGAACCTGGTCAAGCTGGTCTCCATGGCGCACCTGGACGGCCACCATTACAAGCCGCGGATCGACAAGGACGCCCTGTCGCGCTACAGCGCCGGGCTCATCGGCATGAGTGCCTGTCTGAAAGGCGAAATCAACGTCGCCATCGTCCAGGGAGACCTCAGAAAAGCCGAAAACGTCGCGGGAGAATTCAGTGACATCTTCGGGCCGGAAAACTTTTTCCTCGAACTTCACGATCACGGCATCGAAGCGCAGCAGACCTGCAATCGGGCCCTGGTCACGCTCTCGAGAAAACTCGGTCTTGGCCTGGTTGCGGCCAACGATGTGCACTTCCTCGAGAAAAGCCATCACGAAGCCCACGACGTCATGATCTGCATCGGCACCGGCGCGATGGTGCACGACGAGCGCCGGATGCATTACTCGACGGAGGTGTATTTCAAGTCGCGCGAGGAAATGGCGGCGCTCTTCGGTGAGATTCCCGAAGCGCTGGGCAACACTTTGCGGATTTCCGAAGCGTGCAACGTCAAACTCGACTTCGGCGTTTCCAAGTACCCTGCCTACCCGCCTCCGGAGGGCAGGACGCGGGAAGAATACCTGCGCGCGCTTTGTTTTGACGGTCTGCGCAAACGTTACGGCGAACGCGCCGAGAACGACGAAGACCTGCGCAAACGCCTCGAATACGAGCTGTCGATCCTGGCGAAGACCGGATTTACCAGCTATTTTCTCATCGTCTGGGATTTTATTCACTTCGCCAAGGAAAACGGCATTCCGGTCGGGCCCGGGCGAGGTTCCGCGGCCGGTTCGCTGGTCGCCTACGCGTTGGAGATCACGGACCTGGACCCGTTGCGGTTCGGCCTCATCTTCGAACGTTTTCTCAATCCCGAACGGGTCAGTCCCCCGGACATCGACGTTGACTTCTGCCAGAACCGGCGCAGCGAGGTCATCGAGTACGTCCGCCAAAAATACGGTACCCGGGCCGTCTCCCAGATCATTACCTTCGGCACCCTTGGCGCCAAAAGCGTGACTCGAGACGTGGGACGCGTCATGGGCCTGAGCTACGGGGATGCCGACCGGATCGCAAAAATGATTCCCAATGAACTCGGGATGACCCTCAAAGGCGCTTACGAGAAAAATCCGGAGTTGAAGCAGGCCATCGCCAATGAACCGGCCACGGAACAACTCTGGAGCTATGCGACCGTGCTGGAAGGCCTCACCCGCAACACCGGCATTCACGCAGCCGGCGTGGTGATCGGGGATCGCCCCCTTGACGAATACATCCCCCTCTGTCGCGGCAACGACGATGAGGTCATTACTCAGTACGCCATGGGCCCGCTCACGGACCTCGGCATGCTGAAAATGGATTTTCTGGGCCTGAAAACCCTGACCGTGATCCAGGACACGGTCAACCTGATCCGGCAAAGCCAACCCGAGTTTTCCCTGGACGCCATTCCCCTGGAGGATGAAGCCACTTTTCAAATTCTTAACCGCGGTGAAACCATCGGCGTGTTCCAACTTGAATCCGGCGGGATGGTGAGCCTGTGCAAGCAGTTCGACGTCAACAGCATCGACGACATCATTGCGCTCATCGCCTTGTACCGGCCGGGGCCGATGGAACTCATCCCCGATTACATCAAGCGTAAAAGAGGGCTGACCAAGATCAAGTATGAGCACTCGTTGCTCCGGGACGTCTGTGCCGACACCTACGGCATCATGATTTACCAGGAGCAGGTGCAGCGGGCCGCCAACGTCCTGGCCGGCTATTCGCTCGGGCAGGCAGACCTTCTTCGCCGCGCGATGGGCAAGAAGGACAAGGAGAAGATGGCCAAGGAACGGGTCAACTTCATCGAAGGCTGCAAACGGGTGAACGGCATCGAAGAAAAAAAGGCCAACGCCATCTTCGACCTGCTCGAGAAATTTGCGGGGTACGGCTTCAACAAAAGCCATAGCGCTGCCTACGGGCTGATCAGTTACCGGACCGCGTACCTCAAAGCCAATTACCCGGTTGAGTTCATGGCGGGCCTCCTCAGTAACGAGGTCAATAACACGGATAAGATCGCCGTGTTCGTCGCCGAGTGCCAGCGGCTCGGCATCCGGATCCTGCCGCCCGACGTGAACCGGAGCCAGCTGAAGTTCGTGCCGGAATCAACCGCGGAACAACGCGGGATCAGGTATGGCCTCGCCGCGATCAAGAACATCGGAGAAGGAGCCATGGAATCGGCGATCCGCGAGCGGACCAGGAACGGCGATTTCAAATCCGTCGAGGATTATTGCGCGCGCCTGGATTCGCGATCGGTCAACCGCAAGATTTTGGAAAATCTGATCCGGGCCGGCGCATTCGATTTTGCCGGCCAGGACCGCGCCGAGCTCTTTGCGCGGATTGATCAGGCCCTCGCGGCGGGTGCGTCCCTGCAGAGAGATAAGGCGAGCGGACAGGTGTCACTCTTCGGCGACTTCGAGCTTGCGCCGTCGCCGAAGGTAACCCGGGAGGTGGTCACCTATAGCCCCTGGACCCTCGCCGAGAAACTCAGTTACGAAAAGGAACTGCTCGGCTTTTACGTGACCGGCCATCCGCTCGATGCATACCGCGACCTGGTCACGGGCGGCAAATACGTCGCCATCAACGACCTTCCCAATCACGAGGACAAGAGCAGCGTGCAGGTCGCAGGCACGATCTCGGCCGTCGAGAAAAAATTTACCAAGAAAGAGGGCAAACCGTTCGCCATCGTTTGCCTCGAGGATTTCAGCGGTCAGGTCGAAGTGATGGTCTGGGGCGAGACTTACGCCAAGGCCGCCCGGCACATCGAGAAAGGCATGATCGTGGCCGTTTCCGCGAAGCTCGACCGGCGGGAGGAAAACGCCCGGCTCGTGGCGAATGACGTCGGCCCAATCACCCGCGGCCAGCAGGTCGCAGCGTTGACCATCGACATCCCGTACGAGAAGGCCAATGAAGCCCGCCTGATGGAACTGCGGCGCTTGATCCAGCAATTTCCCGGCACCCAACCGCTCTTCCTCAGGATTCGCCGCCTGGACGGCCAGGAGCTTCGCCTCAAAGCCGATGCGGGGTTCGCGGTTCGCGACGATGCGTCCCTCCGTGAAAAGCTGGCGGAATTGCTGGCTTGA
- a CDS encoding ribose-phosphate pyrophosphokinase — protein sequence MKIFSGRAHPELARKICHAVGVSLGDATVSSFPDGETRVKINENIRGRDVFIVQPTCPPTNQNLMELLILIDAFRRASAYRITAVIPYFGYARQDRKDQPRVPITAKLVANLLHAAGAQRILTLDLHAQQIQGFFDIPVDHLYAAPVLIRYIRQKQLENLAIVSPDVGGLKLASAYAEALGATLAIVGKRRKSPTETEAMHVIGDVQDKNVVMVDDLTETAGTLTSAAAMLKKHGAKDIYAGVSHAVLTGIAHERLKNSQIVELITTDSTPVQVSDQYRITVLSIAELLGEGIQRIYSNESVSSLFRINAS from the coding sequence ATGAAGATCTTTTCAGGCCGGGCTCATCCTGAGCTCGCCCGGAAAATTTGCCATGCCGTGGGCGTATCGCTCGGCGATGCCACCGTCAGTTCGTTTCCGGATGGTGAGACAAGAGTCAAAATCAATGAGAATATCCGGGGACGGGACGTTTTCATCGTGCAGCCCACCTGTCCGCCGACCAATCAGAACCTGATGGAGCTGCTTATCCTGATCGACGCGTTCCGCCGGGCGAGCGCGTACCGGATTACGGCCGTCATCCCGTACTTCGGGTACGCGCGGCAGGATCGTAAAGACCAACCCCGGGTTCCGATCACGGCGAAGCTGGTGGCCAACCTTTTGCACGCAGCCGGGGCGCAGCGGATACTTACGCTGGACCTTCACGCCCAGCAGATTCAGGGATTTTTCGATATTCCCGTCGATCACCTCTACGCGGCCCCGGTCCTGATCCGGTACATCCGGCAAAAGCAACTGGAGAATCTGGCCATCGTTTCGCCCGACGTGGGTGGCCTTAAGCTCGCTTCGGCGTACGCCGAGGCGTTGGGTGCGACGCTGGCCATCGTTGGGAAACGCCGGAAAAGCCCCACCGAGACTGAGGCGATGCACGTCATCGGCGATGTCCAGGATAAGAACGTGGTCATGGTTGATGACCTCACGGAAACGGCGGGAACGCTGACCAGCGCGGCGGCCATGCTGAAGAAGCATGGCGCAAAAGATATTTATGCGGGTGTGTCGCACGCGGTGTTGACCGGCATCGCGCACGAGCGCCTGAAGAACTCCCAAATTGTTGAACTCATCACCACCGACAGCACCCCGGTTCAGGTCTCCGATCAATACCGGATCACGGTGCTGTCGATCGCTGAACTGCTGGGAGAAGGGATCCAGCGCATCTACTCGAACGAGTCGGTCAGCTCGCTTTTCAGAATCAACGCTAGCTAG
- a CDS encoding 50S ribosomal protein L25, with protein sequence MAQQVRLTVQKRTEIGRNAVKKVKAAGFVPGILYGPRQEPVPLKLSSRELKSALAHAASENILVELDFQDGQGEGPALALIQEVQHHPIKRELVHVDFQAVSATEKVTAEVPIEAVGEPVGVKTRGGLLEHTLRSLEVECLPRDLPASVRVDVSGLDIGSSLHVRELPLPAGVTAVTDGDLTVFSVLESRVEQEGAGAAAAEAPTAPEVITAKKEDEPKEGAGS encoded by the coding sequence ATGGCGCAACAAGTAAGATTAACCGTGCAGAAGCGCACCGAGATCGGTCGCAATGCGGTCAAGAAGGTTAAGGCGGCCGGTTTTGTACCGGGCATTTTGTACGGGCCCAGGCAGGAACCGGTTCCCCTGAAACTAAGCAGCCGCGAGCTGAAATCCGCTCTGGCCCACGCCGCCAGCGAGAACATTCTCGTCGAACTGGATTTCCAGGACGGCCAGGGGGAGGGTCCCGCGCTCGCGCTTATTCAGGAAGTGCAGCATCACCCGATTAAACGCGAATTGGTCCACGTCGATTTCCAGGCGGTTTCGGCCACCGAGAAGGTCACGGCCGAAGTGCCGATCGAAGCGGTCGGCGAACCGGTGGGCGTGAAAACCCGGGGCGGCCTGCTTGAGCACACCCTGCGCAGTCTCGAAGTCGAATGTTTACCGAGAGATTTGCCCGCCAGCGTCCGCGTGGACGTTTCCGGCCTCGACATCGGGAGTTCGTTGCACGTCCGGGAGTTGCCTCTGCCGGCCGGCGTAACGGCCGTAACGGATGGGGACCTCACCGTCTTTTCCGTCCTCGAGTCGCGCGTGGAACAAGAGGGCGCTGGTGCCGCCGCTGCGGAAGCGCCTACCGCTCCCGAAGTCATTACCGCCAAGAAGGAAGACGAACCCAAAGAAGGGGCTGGCTCCTAA
- a CDS encoding aminoacyl-tRNA hydrolase has product MAGVRLVAGLGNPGREYDHTRHNAGFMVLDHLAQRHGLTYSYSSGWSCQWCRWDDALLVKPLTYMNRSGDGLSAVSRFYKVASEEMLVVVDDVALPLGRLRLRAGGSDGGHNGLRSIIAHFGENFARLRIGVGAATSADQLVDHVLGRFRREEQDQVARAVTRAADAVEHTCTHGITAAMNVFNRAEDN; this is encoded by the coding sequence ATGGCCGGGGTGCGACTGGTGGCGGGACTCGGCAATCCGGGACGCGAGTACGATCATACCCGGCATAACGCCGGGTTCATGGTCCTGGATCACCTGGCGCAGCGTCATGGCCTGACCTATTCGTATTCCTCCGGTTGGTCATGCCAATGGTGCCGCTGGGACGACGCGCTGCTCGTCAAACCCCTTACCTACATGAACCGGAGCGGCGATGGTTTAAGCGCGGTCAGCCGGTTTTACAAGGTTGCGTCCGAAGAAATGCTGGTCGTGGTTGACGACGTGGCCCTCCCGTTGGGAAGGCTCCGCCTGCGCGCAGGCGGCAGCGACGGCGGCCACAACGGCTTGCGCTCGATCATCGCGCATTTCGGGGAAAATTTCGCCCGGCTGCGCATCGGGGTGGGCGCGGCCACCAGCGCCGATCAGTTGGTGGACCACGTCCTGGGCCGTTTCCGGCGTGAGGAGCAGGATCAGGTCGCCCGAGCCGTGACGCGGGCAGCCGACGCTGTGGAACACACCTGCACCCATGGGATTACCGCAGCGATGAATGTATTTAACCGAGCAGAAGATAATTGA
- a CDS encoding 30S ribosomal protein S6 gives MKKRYECLMALDTRGQEDSVKDIVDRLEGEFTKEGAQVEQVQKMDKRALSYAPRHLDSAYYVNFVFTADSGLVIKLQNKFKLDPIVFLQHYQTLPVKAQKTPAE, from the coding sequence ATGAAAAAGCGTTATGAATGTCTGATGGCGCTCGACACGCGCGGGCAGGAAGACAGCGTAAAGGATATCGTTGACCGTTTGGAGGGCGAATTCACGAAGGAAGGCGCTCAAGTCGAACAAGTCCAGAAGATGGATAAACGGGCCCTGAGCTATGCGCCCCGCCACCTCGATTCGGCCTATTACGTCAACTTTGTGTTTACCGCCGACTCCGGCCTCGTCATCAAACTGCAGAACAAGTTTAAGCTCGATCCAATCGTATTCCTGCAGCATTATCAGACGCTGCCGGTAAAAGCCCAGAAAACCCCTGCTGAATAG
- the ssb gene encoding single-stranded DNA-binding protein, with protein sequence MAAYFNRVLLMGNLTRDPEVRYTPKGTAVTDISIAINRVIGGGEEGERREEVTFVDVTLWGRQAEVAQQYLTKGRGVFIEGRLQLDTWDDKQTGQKRSKLKVVGENMQMLPGRGANVPGEGEQGDHPAGGGNPPSAPARRSSPAPRPQPARDPDLDAEPDDIPF encoded by the coding sequence ATGGCCGCCTACTTCAATCGTGTCCTGCTCATGGGGAACCTTACCCGTGACCCCGAAGTTCGTTACACTCCGAAAGGAACGGCCGTGACCGACATCAGTATCGCCATCAACCGCGTGATCGGGGGCGGCGAGGAAGGCGAGCGCCGTGAAGAAGTCACCTTCGTGGACGTCACTCTCTGGGGACGGCAGGCTGAGGTTGCCCAGCAATACCTGACCAAAGGACGGGGCGTCTTCATTGAAGGCCGGCTGCAACTGGATACCTGGGACGACAAGCAGACCGGCCAAAAGCGTTCCAAGCTCAAGGTCGTCGGCGAGAATATGCAAATGCTTCCGGGACGCGGCGCCAATGTACCCGGTGAGGGAGAACAGGGGGATCATCCTGCCGGCGGTGGTAACCCGCCGTCGGCCCCGGCCCGGCGGAGCAGCCCGGCACCGCGCCCGCAACCGGCCCGGGATCCGGACCTCGACGCCGAGCCTGATGACATTCCGTTCTGA